In Persicimonas caeni, a single window of DNA contains:
- a CDS encoding PEGA domain-containing protein, with the protein MLRRFNVAHLSVVFAVSLASLAVSSEAHAEQMAGLKFETGQIEDDLAKGLRTQVTKAFGEVDRWSFIGFDAARGKMAPITRDCFTKDCLTKAGNATGAPAGVSVEISGEAEIYDWTIETWDLRNGAKLKTEKGACELCGHTEVKRNFLASMKAALIGTGLPEGARAEAETEPPQPTEPEADRALPSPGDVPLQISAVPADTKIYVNDQMAGEGQVTRAVGPGTHKVRFQREGYGGLIETIVVNEQTEGPVIVRVHLSRTDPEAVEVPTGVGAIDRLGTQRTTYGLLAAGTGAALLGTGIYLVAIDGDTACDDGVPDAECPEVYATGGAGMTMGVLGTALLTGGATLLAWETLAGGSEEPQDEETVPAGDEEPARTMSLSPSVGADGAGLLLRGTF; encoded by the coding sequence ATGCTTCGACGCTTTAATGTCGCTCACCTTTCGGTCGTTTTTGCAGTCTCCCTGGCATCTCTGGCTGTCTCCTCCGAGGCGCACGCCGAACAGATGGCCGGGCTGAAATTCGAGACCGGCCAGATCGAAGATGATCTCGCCAAGGGTCTTCGCACGCAGGTCACCAAAGCCTTCGGCGAGGTCGACCGGTGGAGCTTTATCGGGTTCGACGCCGCGCGCGGAAAGATGGCGCCGATCACGCGAGACTGCTTCACCAAGGATTGTTTGACCAAGGCGGGCAACGCCACCGGCGCACCGGCCGGCGTGAGCGTCGAAATCTCCGGCGAGGCCGAAATCTACGACTGGACCATCGAGACCTGGGACCTTCGCAACGGCGCCAAGCTAAAGACCGAGAAAGGGGCTTGTGAGTTGTGTGGCCACACGGAGGTCAAGCGCAACTTCTTGGCGAGCATGAAGGCGGCGCTTATCGGCACTGGCCTGCCCGAAGGCGCGCGAGCCGAGGCCGAGACCGAGCCGCCGCAACCGACCGAGCCCGAAGCTGATCGTGCGTTGCCCAGCCCCGGCGACGTGCCGCTTCAAATCAGCGCGGTGCCCGCCGACACCAAGATCTACGTCAACGATCAAATGGCAGGCGAAGGGCAGGTAACCCGCGCGGTTGGCCCCGGTACGCACAAAGTTCGCTTCCAACGCGAAGGTTACGGTGGGCTGATCGAGACGATCGTAGTCAACGAACAAACGGAAGGCCCGGTCATCGTTCGCGTGCACCTGAGCCGTACAGATCCGGAAGCCGTCGAAGTCCCCACGGGCGTCGGCGCGATTGACCGCCTCGGCACACAGCGCACCACCTATGGACTACTGGCTGCGGGCACCGGCGCGGCCCTTCTGGGCACCGGCATCTACCTGGTAGCCATCGACGGCGATACCGCCTGTGACGATGGTGTACCGGACGCAGAATGCCCGGAAGTCTACGCCACCGGCGGCGCAGGGATGACTATGGGAGTGTTGGGCACCGCACTTTTGACGGGCGGCGCAACTTTGCTGGCCTGGGAGACGCTCGCCGGAGGCAGCGAGGAGCCGCAGGATGAGGAGACCGTACCCGCCGGCGACGAAGAGCCGGCGCGCACGATGTCCTTGAGCCCGTCGGTCGGAGCCGACGGGGCAGGTCTTCTGTTGCGAGGAACCTTCTAA
- the murI gene encoding glutamate racemase, with protein MLADNASNIDLPIGVFDSGVGGLTVMRAVTELLPYEDIIYLGDTARVPYGNRGPETVRRYALNATKLLVDRGVKAIVIACNTASAFALKAVRARLDVPVLGVIEPVARTAAAASEAGAIGVIGTRGTVRSGCYPKALEALRPGVTVHQTACPLFVPLAEEGWLTGDVPRQVAREYLRSLADTDVDTLILGCTHYPILRQTIAEVLQEVISQPVTLYDSATSTARDLREGLSQHDLLRPERSGRELRFLLTDVPDGFKPTAERFFGSHISEFEHVNIPVGD; from the coding sequence GTGTTGGCCGACAATGCGAGCAATATCGACCTACCCATCGGCGTCTTCGACAGCGGGGTGGGTGGCCTGACGGTGATGAGGGCAGTCACCGAGCTGCTGCCCTACGAGGATATCATCTATCTGGGCGACACCGCCCGGGTTCCTTATGGCAACCGCGGGCCCGAAACGGTGCGCCGCTACGCGCTCAACGCGACCAAATTGCTCGTCGATCGCGGCGTCAAAGCAATTGTCATCGCCTGCAACACTGCCAGTGCCTTTGCGCTGAAGGCCGTCCGCGCGCGGCTCGACGTGCCTGTGCTCGGGGTGATCGAGCCGGTGGCACGCACGGCCGCCGCCGCTAGCGAGGCGGGCGCCATTGGCGTTATCGGCACGCGCGGCACCGTGCGAAGCGGCTGCTACCCCAAGGCGCTCGAGGCGCTTCGACCCGGCGTCACCGTCCACCAGACCGCCTGCCCGCTATTCGTGCCGCTGGCCGAAGAGGGCTGGCTGACCGGCGACGTGCCCCGGCAGGTCGCCCGCGAGTACCTACGCTCACTGGCCGACACCGACGTCGACACCTTGATCTTGGGATGTACCCATTACCCGATTTTGCGTCAGACCATCGCCGAGGTCCTCCAAGAAGTCATCTCGCAGCCTGTGACGCTGTACGATTCGGCTACGTCGACCGCCCGCGACCTGCGCGAGGGCTTGAGCCAGCACGATTTGCTGCGTCCGGAGCGCTCCGGCCGCGAGCTACGTTTCCTGCTGACGGATGTGCCCGACGGGTTCAAACCGACGGCCGAGCGCTTCTTTGGAAGCCACATCTCCGAGTTCGAGCACGTCAATATTCCGGTCGGCGACTGA
- a CDS encoding ATP-binding cassette domain-containing protein — MISCFHLTVAHPHHKRPLLDDISLEVEKGDFAEIVGPAGAGKSLLFSILSLRSKVAHGKCIIAGRNLDRLDPNAIAELRQTLGSCAQQPTFLDERTALENLILPLVARGRAEGALETVEAQIEGTRLEQLERVPAGGLSDAERRLLGIYRALVGRPRLVLVDGGLEGLGELEADAIAGLRAASERGATIVLTGRQLSALDGLRTRTLRLNDGRLEADGAPSENPAAIHGAA; from the coding sequence ATGATTTCGTGTTTTCATCTGACAGTCGCGCACCCGCATCACAAGCGCCCCCTCCTGGACGACATCTCACTCGAGGTCGAGAAGGGGGATTTCGCCGAGATCGTAGGGCCTGCAGGTGCCGGTAAAAGCCTGTTGTTCTCAATTTTGAGCCTCCGCAGCAAAGTGGCGCACGGCAAGTGCATCATCGCCGGGCGTAATCTCGACCGGCTCGACCCCAACGCCATCGCCGAGCTTCGCCAGACCCTGGGGTCGTGTGCGCAGCAGCCGACCTTTTTGGACGAGCGCACCGCGCTGGAGAATTTGATCTTGCCGCTCGTCGCTCGTGGGCGAGCCGAGGGGGCGCTCGAGACGGTCGAAGCCCAAATCGAAGGCACGCGCCTCGAGCAACTCGAGCGCGTGCCGGCAGGTGGGCTTTCCGACGCCGAGCGACGGCTGCTCGGGATTTACCGCGCGCTCGTCGGGCGTCCCAGGTTGGTGCTCGTCGACGGAGGACTCGAGGGGCTCGGGGAGTTGGAGGCCGACGCCATTGCCGGTTTGAGAGCGGCCTCCGAGCGGGGCGCGACGATCGTGCTCACCGGACGTCAACTCTCCGCGCTCGACGGGCTTCGCACGCGGACGCTTCGCCTGAACGATGGGCGACTCGAGGCCGACGGTGCACCCTCCGAGAATCCCGCTGCGATTCATGGGGCCGCCTGA
- a CDS encoding cell division protein FtsX: protein MLRPANDALKERKVETATTVAVLAFALVIPCLAVLAAAFVGDVAKTYLEAYEPIVYLTADAQEADAKTLAEELGAWPAVGEAKLRTPDEAFSQLQERLGNGEVAKLGVSAKMLPYSVVLQPSTPVAGHLDLIAEISGLEARMEVESVDVPSAQAAKALSFVRWLLWLGAGLLVVLVVTGVSQVRGYLVRLADESTRETELLALFGAPPSKLRRTSLVRGVTIGVWAGVVAFAGLFALLLMWQDARPVLVGVAHGASAWSWAVIAAPVIFGPLFGATAGWFANRSRRHKSHAHDLELENLVSLR, encoded by the coding sequence ATGCTACGCCCGGCCAATGATGCGCTCAAAGAGAGGAAGGTGGAGACCGCCACCACGGTCGCCGTGCTCGCTTTCGCGCTGGTAATCCCGTGTTTGGCCGTGCTCGCTGCGGCTTTTGTGGGCGACGTCGCCAAGACCTATCTCGAGGCATACGAGCCGATCGTCTACCTGACCGCCGACGCCCAAGAGGCCGACGCCAAGACACTCGCCGAGGAATTGGGAGCCTGGCCGGCGGTCGGTGAGGCGAAGTTGCGCACCCCCGACGAGGCGTTCTCGCAGTTGCAGGAGCGTCTGGGCAATGGGGAGGTCGCCAAGCTGGGCGTCAGCGCCAAGATGCTCCCCTACAGCGTCGTGCTCCAGCCGTCGACGCCGGTCGCAGGTCACCTCGATCTCATCGCCGAGATATCGGGGCTGGAGGCGCGCATGGAGGTCGAGTCGGTCGACGTTCCATCGGCACAAGCCGCCAAGGCGCTGTCGTTCGTGCGCTGGCTGTTGTGGCTGGGAGCTGGGCTATTGGTCGTGCTCGTCGTCACCGGCGTCAGTCAAGTGCGTGGATATCTGGTTCGTCTGGCCGACGAATCGACCCGCGAGACCGAGCTGTTGGCCTTGTTCGGCGCCCCGCCGTCGAAGCTGCGGCGCACTTCGCTTGTACGCGGGGTCACCATCGGTGTGTGGGCGGGCGTCGTCGCATTCGCAGGGTTGTTCGCCTTGCTGCTCATGTGGCAAGACGCGCGTCCGGTTCTCGTCGGGGTCGCCCACGGCGCCTCGGCGTGGTCGTGGGCGGTCATTGCCGCGCCGGTCATCTTCGGTCCTCTTTTTGGGGCCACCGCCGGATGGTTCGCCAATCGCAGTCGTCGACACAAGAGTCATGCTCATGACCTGGAACTCGAAAATCTTGTTTCGCTGCGCTAG
- a CDS encoding murein hydrolase activator EnvC family protein — MTWNSKILFRCASAAGAMLLVLLATQAISAQSRDGAAGFVERLDKLEKSVGERQRHTAELREELEAMTRALRREATSLETANRARLRVKRKVAEQLVAWERADRELRRAARYLPPGDAADTQVLLARAEPEALRGRMDDIGVLQTIETDVRRTRDRVADRAGLVVQIAQSAGDTEAAEATREKVVEEARRPQNQKQVDEELERADEALENSLGMLLKNETQRDFHRLKGTLLPPVANGPTFGYGPRKQKGSMSYVRHTGLTWKIRSNTPVKTVASGVVVFAGRFEGFGKMIIVDHGQDYHSLYAHLGSLDVEVGKSIGRGTVLGKSGESGSFEGPKLYFELRKDGKPFDPSPWFIQR; from the coding sequence ATGACCTGGAACTCGAAAATCTTGTTTCGCTGCGCTAGTGCAGCCGGAGCGATGCTGCTCGTGCTCTTGGCGACGCAGGCCATCAGCGCGCAGAGCCGCGATGGTGCGGCCGGATTCGTCGAGCGTCTCGACAAGCTCGAGAAGTCTGTCGGCGAGCGACAGCGCCACACCGCCGAGCTCCGCGAGGAACTCGAGGCGATGACCCGCGCCCTTCGGCGTGAGGCGACCTCGCTCGAGACGGCCAACCGCGCCCGGTTGCGCGTCAAACGCAAGGTCGCCGAGCAGCTCGTGGCCTGGGAGCGTGCCGACCGCGAACTCCGTCGAGCCGCGCGTTATCTGCCACCTGGAGACGCCGCCGACACGCAGGTGCTGTTGGCGCGCGCCGAGCCCGAGGCGCTGCGTGGGCGCATGGACGACATCGGCGTGTTACAGACCATCGAGACCGATGTGCGTCGCACCCGTGATCGGGTCGCCGACCGCGCCGGCCTTGTGGTCCAGATCGCCCAGAGCGCAGGCGACACCGAGGCCGCCGAAGCCACCCGTGAGAAGGTCGTCGAGGAGGCTCGCCGGCCCCAGAATCAGAAACAGGTCGACGAAGAGCTCGAGCGCGCCGACGAGGCGTTGGAGAATTCGCTCGGGATGCTCCTCAAAAACGAGACCCAACGCGACTTCCACCGTCTCAAAGGCACACTGCTGCCGCCGGTCGCCAACGGCCCGACCTTCGGGTATGGTCCGCGCAAGCAGAAGGGCTCGATGAGCTACGTGCGCCACACCGGGTTGACCTGGAAAATCCGCTCCAATACGCCCGTCAAGACCGTGGCCAGCGGCGTGGTCGTCTTTGCTGGACGCTTCGAAGGCTTCGGCAAGATGATCATCGTCGACCACGGCCAAGACTATCACAGCCTGTATGCTCATCTGGGCTCGCTCGACGTCGAAGTCGGCAAGTCCATTGGGCGCGGCACGGTGCTCGGCAAGTCCGGTGAGTCCGGCAGCTTCGAGGGCCCCAAGTTGTATTTCGAACTCCGAAAAGACGGAAAACCCTTCGATCCTTCACCATGGTTCATTCAGCGCTGA
- a CDS encoding glycosyltransferase family 2 protein, which produces MVHSALNERKTLAVVVPAYCETKLLPETIASIPDFVDHIVVVDDGSPDRTFEVARRLEDPRVEVIRLGFNYGVGRAISRGYEHALQLGADVIAVMAADNQMDPDDLLKVVEPVVDEQADYAKGNRLAHPESEQMPALRRFGTRLLGRMTGMVCGLPELDDSQCGYTAISAEALRYVPLHKLYPSYGYPNDLILRLRELGATIEQPVVRPVYATEQSGLRIPAVIVPISGILLRGALRRLRNRLAGRHKLLAA; this is translated from the coding sequence ATGGTTCATTCAGCGCTGAACGAGCGAAAGACGCTCGCTGTTGTCGTTCCGGCGTACTGCGAAACGAAGCTTCTGCCCGAAACGATCGCTTCCATCCCCGATTTCGTCGACCACATCGTCGTGGTCGATGACGGCTCTCCCGATCGCACCTTCGAAGTGGCTCGACGCCTCGAAGACCCGCGCGTCGAGGTGATCCGCCTGGGGTTTAACTATGGGGTCGGCCGCGCGATCTCGCGGGGCTACGAGCACGCGCTCCAACTGGGCGCCGATGTCATCGCGGTGATGGCCGCCGACAACCAGATGGATCCCGACGACCTGCTCAAGGTGGTCGAGCCGGTGGTCGACGAGCAGGCCGACTACGCCAAAGGCAATCGCCTGGCCCACCCCGAAAGCGAGCAGATGCCTGCGCTTCGACGCTTCGGCACGCGCCTTCTGGGCCGCATGACCGGCATGGTCTGCGGGCTCCCCGAGCTCGACGACTCGCAGTGTGGCTACACCGCCATCAGCGCCGAGGCGCTTCGCTACGTGCCGCTGCACAAGCTCTATCCGAGCTACGGGTATCCCAACGACCTGATCTTGCGGCTGCGCGAACTCGGCGCGACCATCGAGCAGCCGGTGGTCCGTCCGGTCTATGCGACCGAGCAGTCCGGGCTTCGCATCCCCGCGGTCATCGTGCCGATCAGCGGCATCTTGCTTCGCGGGGCCCTTCGCCGGCTGCGAAATCGGCTCGCCGGGCGCCACAAGCTCCTCGCGGCATGA
- a CDS encoding glycosyltransferase, which yields MKLLVVTSSYPRFEGDIAGRFVLEWVEHLVGIGHEVKVLTWFDSAARGAPLEVEHDVVRIPYAPPGADTLFYGAGTPENIRQKPLRALLTAPAALVMAGRIAHEIQHFEPDVLVGHWLVPSGLLVRAAGQLTGVPTVVVGHSGGVHLLDKLPRPVARAVAAFVAAGPTTVPSLPLAEKLGRLGGYGAHVLPMGFEPVRGADLRPSSGERTDWLCMGRLVDIKGIDLAIEAFARADLPSTTTLHIAGDGPKRVELENLADALGANVSFHGFVTGEDRERLWARCGYALFASREVDGRHEGLPVSLLEACSRDIMPLCGGIPGVGAYLADRDLQEMTTQSVEEWARRIKTLAGLPTSEREELAERQRAKIAELEWPRLIERWDSLLDSARSPGFR from the coding sequence ATGAAACTGCTCGTCGTCACCAGCAGCTACCCGCGCTTCGAAGGGGATATTGCCGGGCGCTTCGTGCTCGAGTGGGTCGAGCATTTGGTGGGCATCGGCCACGAGGTCAAGGTGCTCACCTGGTTCGATTCGGCGGCGCGTGGAGCACCGCTGGAGGTCGAGCACGACGTGGTGCGCATTCCCTACGCGCCGCCTGGCGCCGACACGCTCTTCTATGGCGCCGGTACCCCCGAAAATATTCGTCAGAAGCCCCTCCGAGCCCTGCTCACTGCGCCCGCTGCGCTAGTGATGGCGGGTCGTATCGCCCACGAGATCCAGCACTTCGAGCCCGACGTGCTCGTCGGCCATTGGCTCGTTCCGTCGGGCTTATTGGTTCGTGCGGCCGGTCAACTGACGGGTGTGCCGACTGTGGTGGTCGGTCACTCGGGAGGCGTGCACCTGCTCGACAAGCTACCTCGTCCCGTCGCACGAGCAGTGGCCGCGTTTGTGGCTGCTGGGCCGACCACGGTACCGTCGTTGCCCTTGGCTGAAAAACTCGGGCGCCTCGGCGGGTACGGAGCACACGTCTTGCCGATGGGCTTCGAGCCTGTTCGGGGGGCGGATCTCCGGCCCTCGTCCGGGGAGCGTACCGATTGGCTCTGTATGGGCCGTCTGGTCGACATCAAAGGGATCGATTTAGCCATCGAGGCGTTTGCCCGCGCTGACTTGCCCTCGACGACCACCTTGCATATCGCCGGCGACGGCCCCAAGCGTGTCGAGTTGGAGAACTTGGCAGATGCGCTCGGCGCCAACGTCTCCTTCCACGGCTTCGTCACCGGCGAAGACCGCGAGCGTCTTTGGGCCCGCTGTGGCTACGCGTTGTTTGCGTCGCGAGAGGTCGACGGACGCCACGAAGGCCTGCCGGTGAGTCTCCTGGAGGCGTGCTCGCGCGATATCATGCCCCTTTGCGGCGGGATTCCCGGAGTGGGCGCATATCTGGCCGACCGGGACTTGCAGGAGATGACCACGCAAAGTGTCGAGGAGTGGGCGCGCCGCATCAAAACTCTGGCCGGGCTGCCGACGTCGGAGCGTGAGGAATTGGCCGAGCGCCAGCGCGCCAAGATCGCCGAGCTCGAGTGGCCGCGGCTCATCGAGCGGTGGGACTCGCTGCTCGACAGCGCTCGAAGCCCTGGGTTTCGGTAG
- a CDS encoding DUF1552 domain-containing protein, which yields MDRRSFLKTLGLGVAGAATLPLMPSLSMSAGEQFPTRMVIFFSANGTIPWRWKPSGGETDWSIPDDGILAPLRGYEDDLLILDGIDMISARYGPGDGHQRGMGHMLTGTELGTGDFTGGNGELAGYAGGISVDQYIAGEIHNGEMFDSLELGVQCGGPTTWSRMCSKGNNQPVEPVQNPYTIYERVFGAIDQSEAERARHRARRGSVLDFVREDLRQVKQKASSVDRQRLEQHLTAIRELEGQLNTGDDRGFACEAPDQGSVIDPSKEANFPQVGKLMMDMLVASLACGLTRVASLQWSRSVSQIAHAWAGVSGRHHDLSHEGDSNTDAVESLVKINRWYAEQFAYLIDKMKQIPEGDGTLLDNTLVVWANELGKGNSHTRNNVPYVIAGSGGGQWQTGRYLTFDDDPHNNFLVSLCRAMGVQADTFGNPQYCTGALPGLA from the coding sequence ATGGACCGTCGAAGCTTCCTCAAAACTCTGGGATTGGGTGTGGCCGGCGCGGCCACCTTGCCGTTGATGCCTTCGTTGAGCATGTCGGCCGGCGAACAGTTCCCAACGCGCATGGTCATCTTCTTTAGCGCCAACGGCACGATCCCGTGGCGCTGGAAACCCAGCGGTGGAGAAACGGACTGGTCGATCCCCGACGACGGCATTTTGGCGCCGCTGCGCGGATACGAGGACGACCTGCTCATCCTAGACGGCATCGACATGATCTCGGCGCGCTACGGCCCCGGCGACGGCCATCAGCGCGGCATGGGTCATATGCTCACGGGCACCGAGTTGGGCACGGGCGACTTCACCGGCGGCAACGGCGAGCTGGCCGGCTACGCCGGTGGAATCTCGGTCGACCAGTATATCGCCGGCGAGATTCACAACGGCGAGATGTTCGACTCCCTCGAATTGGGCGTCCAGTGTGGCGGACCGACGACCTGGTCGCGCATGTGCAGCAAGGGCAATAACCAGCCGGTCGAGCCGGTGCAGAACCCATACACCATCTACGAACGCGTCTTCGGCGCCATCGACCAGAGCGAGGCCGAGCGTGCACGCCATCGCGCTCGGCGAGGCAGCGTACTCGACTTCGTGCGCGAGGACCTCCGCCAGGTCAAACAGAAGGCGAGCAGCGTCGACCGCCAACGCCTCGAACAGCACCTGACGGCGATCCGGGAACTCGAAGGCCAGCTCAACACGGGTGACGATCGCGGCTTTGCCTGTGAAGCGCCCGATCAAGGCAGCGTCATCGACCCATCGAAGGAGGCGAATTTCCCACAAGTGGGCAAGTTGATGATGGACATGCTCGTCGCCTCACTCGCCTGTGGGCTGACGCGTGTGGCGAGCCTGCAGTGGAGCCGCTCGGTCAGCCAGATAGCCCACGCATGGGCAGGCGTGAGCGGACGCCACCACGATCTGTCCCATGAGGGCGACAGCAACACCGACGCGGTCGAGAGTCTGGTCAAGATCAACCGGTGGTATGCCGAGCAGTTCGCCTACCTCATCGACAAGATGAAGCAGATCCCCGAGGGCGACGGCACACTCCTCGACAACACGCTGGTCGTCTGGGCCAACGAGTTGGGCAAGGGAAACAGCCACACCCGAAACAACGTACCGTACGTCATCGCCGGAAGCGGCGGCGGCCAATGGCAGACCGGCCGTTACCTGACGTTCGATGACGATCCCCACAACAACTTCTTGGTGTCCTTGTGCCGAGCCATGGGGGTGCAGGCCGACACGTTCGGCAACCCACAATACTGCACCGGCGCCTTGCCCGGCCTGGCCTGA
- a CDS encoding DUF1592 domain-containing protein yields MPFHRSHVYMLSALSLAALTLACDGYMQAGRGPLATDNGSDGNPTPTSDRVCSRITPGESPLPRLTEAEYNNTLDDLFPSLDVAHLDVPGDEKIGPFDANVMASVGDTIAGQYQLNAEAVSRNVAANIGAVLPCAQTSPEQVYHGEAEEIGGSVGQSQNIYWNLWTNGTLATNFTTDEAGDYEIAVSASGTRAGADLPHMTVTINGDRVLDVDVDAQGGTPKTYHTETTLPSGSHTISVAFTNDFYDEASGNDRNLLVDSISVTHTNRVTADDSCVRGFIDSFGRRAFRRPLSQDESDRLWQLFEGMRAEYGLGTGIRAVVEAALQSPKFLYRFEVGELADDGVVELTDFEVASRLSYFLLDSMPDEQLLSAAEAGELSTKEGVEAQTRRLLETADARRSLNRAFMTWMGLDDLSSVEKEDPDFTPEMRTSMEAATLAFIDQIIWEGDGRLSTLLTAPFAYVDRETAPLYGVEPPDDDSIVRVDLDGEKRLGLLTQPAVLARYAYGDTTVHRGLFIRDAFFCSRPPPPPNEFEDPPETYEGQPARERAEDRMNHQQCGACHKQIDPLGLAFDEFDGMGRWTETDEHGNPVHDSGAIYGTSSTDQEVRGPVELARALAESGEVRQCVVRQWFRLAFARTMTREDACSLQQLEEALQSSDDDIRELIVTIATSDAFRYRLAYDAQ; encoded by the coding sequence ATGCCCTTCCACCGCTCGCACGTCTACATGCTGTCGGCCCTGTCGCTCGCGGCACTGACGCTTGCCTGTGACGGTTATATGCAGGCGGGTCGTGGCCCGCTGGCGACGGACAACGGCTCCGATGGCAACCCGACGCCGACCTCCGACAGGGTTTGCTCCCGGATCACCCCGGGCGAGTCTCCCCTGCCCCGCCTGACCGAAGCCGAGTACAACAATACGCTCGACGACCTCTTTCCGAGCCTCGACGTTGCCCATCTCGACGTACCGGGCGACGAGAAGATCGGGCCGTTTGATGCCAACGTGATGGCCTCGGTCGGCGACACCATCGCCGGCCAGTACCAGCTCAACGCCGAGGCCGTGAGTCGAAATGTGGCCGCCAATATCGGCGCGGTGCTCCCCTGTGCCCAGACAAGCCCCGAGCAGGTCTATCACGGTGAGGCCGAGGAAATCGGCGGCAGCGTCGGACAGTCTCAGAATATCTACTGGAACCTGTGGACGAACGGCACGCTGGCGACCAACTTCACCACCGACGAAGCCGGCGACTACGAGATCGCCGTCAGCGCCTCGGGCACCCGCGCCGGTGCGGATCTGCCCCACATGACGGTGACGATCAATGGCGACCGCGTGCTCGACGTCGACGTCGACGCCCAGGGCGGCACACCGAAGACCTACCACACCGAGACGACGCTCCCCTCCGGCAGTCACACCATCTCGGTCGCGTTCACCAACGATTTTTATGACGAGGCGAGCGGCAACGATCGCAACCTGCTCGTCGACTCGATCTCGGTGACCCACACCAACCGCGTGACCGCCGACGATAGCTGCGTGCGCGGCTTCATCGACAGCTTCGGGCGCCGCGCCTTTCGGCGCCCGCTCAGCCAAGACGAATCCGACCGCCTGTGGCAGCTCTTCGAGGGCATGCGCGCCGAATATGGCCTTGGCACCGGGATACGCGCCGTGGTTGAGGCGGCGTTGCAGTCACCGAAATTTCTGTACCGCTTCGAAGTTGGAGAGCTCGCAGACGACGGCGTGGTCGAACTCACCGACTTCGAGGTCGCCTCGCGCCTGTCGTATTTTTTGCTCGACTCGATGCCCGACGAACAGCTCTTGTCAGCCGCCGAAGCCGGCGAGTTATCCACGAAGGAAGGCGTCGAGGCCCAGACACGCCGGCTGCTCGAGACAGCCGACGCCCGCCGCTCGCTCAACCGGGCGTTCATGACGTGGATGGGGCTCGACGACCTCAGCTCGGTCGAAAAGGAAGACCCGGACTTCACCCCCGAGATGCGCACCTCGATGGAAGCGGCGACCTTGGCGTTCATCGACCAGATTATCTGGGAGGGTGACGGCCGATTGTCGACCCTTTTGACCGCGCCGTTTGCCTATGTCGACAGAGAGACCGCCCCGCTCTACGGCGTCGAGCCGCCAGACGACGATAGCATCGTGCGCGTCGATCTCGACGGCGAGAAGCGGCTGGGACTTCTGACCCAGCCCGCCGTGCTCGCCCGCTACGCCTACGGAGACACGACCGTGCACCGCGGGCTATTTATTCGCGACGCGTTCTTCTGCTCGCGCCCCCCGCCTCCGCCCAACGAGTTCGAGGATCCGCCGGAGACGTACGAGGGACAGCCTGCACGCGAGCGCGCCGAAGATCGCATGAACCACCAGCAGTGCGGCGCCTGCCACAAACAGATCGACCCGCTGGGCCTCGCGTTCGACGAGTTTGACGGCATGGGGCGTTGGACCGAGACCGACGAACACGGAAATCCGGTTCACGACTCCGGCGCCATCTACGGAACCTCGTCGACCGACCAGGAGGTTCGGGGACCGGTCGAACTCGCCCGCGCGCTGGCCGAGTCCGGCGAGGTGCGCCAGTGCGTGGTGCGCCAGTGGTTCCGGCTGGCTTTTGCGCGCACGATGACACGCGAGGATGCCTGCAGCTTGCAGCAACTCGAAGAAGCGCTGCAATCGTCCGACGACGATATCCGTGAGCTCATCGTCACGATCGCGACCTCGGACGCGTTCCGCTACCGCCTGGCTTACGACGCACAGTGA